In Citrus sinensis cultivar Valencia sweet orange chromosome 2, DVS_A1.0, whole genome shotgun sequence, a single genomic region encodes these proteins:
- the LOC102616145 gene encoding potassium channel KAT2: MSFSCAKNFFQRFCSDELHVESVAHGSFLSSDLLPSLGARINQATKLRRYIISPFNPRYRAWEMWLVVLVVYSAWICPFEFAFLTYKKDALLIIDNIVNGFFAIDIILTFFVAYLDSQSYLLVDDPKKIAIRYMSTWFIFDVCSTAPLQFLALLLTNNISELTFRLLNMLRLWRLRRVSSLFARLEKDIRFNYFWTRCTKLVAVTLFAVHCAGCFNYLIADRYPDPEKTWIGAVYPNFKEETLWNRYVTAMYWSITTLTTTGYGDLHAENPREMLFDIFYMLFNLGLTSYIIGNMTNLVVHWTSRTRNFRETVRAVSEFATRNHLPPHIHDQMLSHICLKFKTEGLKQQETLVGLPKAIRSSIAHYLFFPIVQNVYLFQGVSHDFLFQLVSDMDAEYFPPKEDVILQNEAPTDLYILVSGAVDLIHYVDGQDKVLGKAVAGDAFGEIGVLYYRPQPFTVRTTELSQILRLSRTSLMNSIQANMEDGHIVMNNLFRKLKDQESIGFEYPTTDPGIILHECIGGPTIGSSLSARHQDYPYGDSSMWETRNLNFLGPQATDIEASKDQDSTACPVDVNSKVEDGQTELNAANQRGHIEMVKVLLEGGRNGNKPDAKGWSPKAPAEQPLNRSMYDLLLSYENRTPDEHKVEIMGPEISDNIWNTRRKHRRHEWPDVSKSHSKRESIKLGSCISSCSSGEVNKSNKKRITIHMPYQNTRTSQRHLGKLIVLPDSIEELLRIAGEKFGGYKFTKVVNAENAEIDDICVIRDGDHLFLLQNEGETMGKDVS; this comes from the exons ATGTCTTTTTCTTGTGCCAAAAACTTCTTCCAACGGTTCTGTAGTGACGAGCTCCATGTGGAGAGTGTTGCCCATGGCAGTTTTCTCTCCAGTGATCTCCTGCCTTCTCTTGGAGCTCGAATAAACCAAGCAACTAAGCTACGAAGATACATCATATCCCCCTTTAATCCACGTTATAG GGCTTGGGAGATGTGGCTGGTCGTTCTAGTCGTTTACTCAGCCTGGATCTGTCCATTTGAGTTCGCATTTCTGACATACAAAAAGGATGCACTTCTCATCATTGACAACATTGTCAATGGTTTCTTCGCCATAGATATCATTCTCACCTTCTTCGTCGCATATCTCGACAGCCAATCATATCTTCTTGTTGATGATCCCAAGAAAATTGCAATCAG GTACATGTCTACCTGGTTTATATTCGATGTCTGTTCAACGGCCCCATTGCAGTTTCTTGCTCTCCTCCTGACAAATAACATCAGTGAGCTTACTTTTAGACTCCTCAACATGCTTAGACTCTGGCGTCTTAGACGAGTCAGCTCTCTTTTTGCAAG ACTTGAGAAGGACATTCGGTTTAACTATTTCTGGACTCGCTGCACGAAGCTCGTCGCT GTAACGCTATTTGCAGTACACTGTGCTGGGTGCTTTAACTATCTGATTGCAGATAGGTACCCTGATCCAGAGAAAACCTGGATCGGTGCAGTATACCCAAATTTCAAGGAGGAGACTCTTTGGAACAGATATGTAACCGCAATGTACTGGTCTATTACGACTCTGACAACAACTGGCTATGGTGACCTGCATGCTGAGAACCCCAGGGAGATGCTGTTTGATATCTTTTACATGCTATTCAACTTGGGATTGACATCCTACATCATTGGAAACATGACAAACCTTGTGGTTCACTGGACCAGCCGCACCAGGAATTTT AGGGAGACAGTCCGAGCTGTTTCAGAATTTGCCACACGAAATCACTTGCCCCCTCACATACATGATCAAATGTTGTCACACATATGCTTGAAGTTCAAAACTGAAGGATTGAAGCAGCAGGAGACCTTGGTTGGTCTGCCGAAAGCCATTCGCTCAAGCATTGCACACTACCTCTTCTTCCCCATTGTGCAAAATGTATACCTCTTCCAAGGGGTTTCTCATGATTTCCTTTTTCAACTG GTCTCAGATATGGATGCAGAGTATTTTCCACCCAAGGAAGACGTAATTCTGCAGAATGAAGCTCCGACAGATCTTTACATATTGGTATCAGGAGCTGTG GATTTGATACACTATGTTGATGGGCAAGATAAA GTCCTAGGAAAGGCAGTAGCAGGAGATGCTTTCGGAGAGATTGGAGTTTTATATTACAGGCCACAGCCCTTTACAGTGCGAACCACCGAACTTTCCCAAATACTAAGACTGAGTAGAACTTCTCTTATGAACAGTATACAAGCAAATATGGAAGATGGACACATTGTAATGAACAATCTTTTCAGG AAACTGAAAGATCAAGAAAGCATAGGATTTGAATACCCAACTACAGATCCAGGAATAATTCTCCATGAATGCATTGGAGGACCAACAATAGGAAGCAGTTTAAGTGCCAGACACCAAGACTATCCATATGGAGATTCATCAATGTGGGAAACAAGGAATTTAAATTTCCTGGGACCACAAGCTACCGACATTGAAGCAAGCAAGGATCAAGATAGCACTGCATGTCCAGTGGACGTAAATTCAAAAGTTGAAGATGGTCAAACAGAACTGAATGCAGCAAATCAAAGGGGGCATATTGAAATGGTAAAGGTTCTTCTTGAAGGAGGAAGAAACGGAAACAAACCAGATGCTAAAGGATGGTCACCAAAAGCTCCAGCAGAACAGCCACTGAATAGAAGCATGTATGACCTATTACTAAGTTATGAAAATAGGACACCGGATGAACATAAAGTGGAGATTATGGGACCAGAAATATCAGATAACATATGGAATACTCGAAGAAAACATAGAAGACATGAATGGCCGGACGTCTCAAAGTCCCATTCAAAGAGAGAATCCATAAAACTTGGCTCATGCATTTCTAGTTGTTCCAGTGGAGAAGTGaacaaatcaaataagaaGAGAATCACTATTCACATGCCATATCAGAACACAAGAACATCACAGAGGCATCTTGGGAAGTTAATAGTCCTACCTGATTCAATAGAAGAGCTGCTCAGGATTGCTG GTGAAAAGTTCGGAGGCtacaaatttacaaaagttGTCAATGCTGAGAATGCAGAAATTGATGATATATGTGTGATTCGAGATGGTGATCATCTGTTTCTCCTTCAAAATGAGGGTGAAACCATGGGTAAAGATGTGAGCTAA
- the LOC102616435 gene encoding mannosyl-oligosaccharide 1,2-alpha-mannosidase MNS3 isoform X1 — translation MSKNLPYSMKDVHYDNAKFRPRSFFKVITQSLFTSNIKRDCTSCSTGKFLLLLLIFGLMYAMLTHKSPIQSGIRTTEEYKSVNTSSRFGRFWRRKPPRLPPRLTPDEKVGNNSFNRGPKLTNVGSKWMDRQRDVKEAFIHAWSGYKKYAMGYDELQPLSKIGTDGLGGLGATVVDALDTAMIMSADDIVSEAGSWIETHLLDRISQKGQVNLFETTIRVLGGLLSAYHLSGGEQEMNPTAKGPRPIVYLDIAKKLADRLLTAFTSSPTPIPFSDVVLRDSTAHPAPDGLSSTSEVSTLQLEFNYLSTVSGDPKYSMEAMKVLEHLKTLPKVEGLVPIYISPHSGEFNGENIRLGSRGDSYYEYLIKVWLQQGTTHSSNLTYLHDMYEEAMKGVRHLLVRKSIPSGLVFVGELPYGSTGSYSPKMDHLVCFLPGTLALGATKGITKEKAMKDNLLTFEDLENLKLAEDLAKTCFEMYSVTSTGLSPEIAYFHTQEYYEGSLDGGNKSSEYLNDIIIKHADRHNLLRPETVESLFVLYRITEDPKYREWGWQIFEAFEKYTKVDSGGYTSLDDVTMLPPHRRDKMETFFLGETLKYLYLLFGDSSVIPLDQFVFNSEAHPFPIRGTI, via the exons ATGTCGAAAAATCTTCCCTATTCTATGAAAGATGTGCACTACGATAACGCAAAGTTTCGTCCGCGATCTTTCTTCAAG GTGATCACTCAGAGTTTGTTTACCAGCAACATAAAGCGTGATTGTACTAGTTGTAGTACAGGAAAGTTTCTACTGCTATTATTGATTTTCGGTTTAATGTATGCTATGCTTACACATAAAAGTCCTATCCAATCTGGTATTAGAACTACTGAAGAATATAAGAGCGTAAATACGAGTAGCAGATTTGGAAGATTTTGGAGGAGAAAACCTCCTAGGCTTCCTCCTCGATTAACTCCTGATGAAAAAGTTGGTAATAATAGTTTTAATCGCGGGCCTAAGCTGACAAATGTAGGTTCAAAATGGATGGATCGGCAGCGTGATGTTAAGGAGGCTTTTATCCATGCATGGTCGGGTTACAAAAAATATGCAATGGGATATGATGAGCTTCAGCCTTTAAGCAAAATTGGAACTGATGGGTTGGGTGGTCTGGGTGCTACTGTTGTGGATGCTCTTGATACTGCAATGATAATGAGTGCTGATGACATTGTTTCTGAAGCAGGTTCGTGGATTGAAACACACCTTTTAGATAGAATCAGTCAGAAAGGCCAGGTTAATTTGTTTGAAACTACCATACGTGTTCTGGGTGGTCTTTTAAGTGCATATCATTTAAGTGGGGGAGAGCAAGAGATGAACCCAACAGCTAAGGGACCAAGGCCAATTGTTTATCTAGACATTGCAAAAAAGTTGGCTGATCGTCTCCTTACTGCATTTACTTCTAGTCCGACTCCTATTCCCTTTAGTGATGTTGTTCTACGGGATTCTACAGCACATCCAGCTCCAGATGGCTTGAGTAGTACGTCTGAGGTTTCCACTTTGCAGCTTGAGTTTAACTATCTCTCTACAGTTTCTGGTGATCCAAAATACAGTATGGAGGCCATGAAAGTTCTGGAACATCTTAAAACCCTTCCAAAGGTGGAAGGACTGGTTCCCATTTATATAAG CCCTCACTCTGGCGAATTTAATGGAGAAAATATCAGACTGGGATCCCGAGGTGACAGCTACTATGAGTACCTGATCAAGGTGTGGCTTCAACAAGGAACCACTCACAGTAGCAACTTGACATACCTACATGACATGTATGAGGAAGCAATGAAGGGTGTCAGACACCTTCTTGTTCGGAAATCAATCCCCAGTGGATTGGTTTTTGTGGGAGAATTGCCCTATGGATCGACGGGATCATatagtccaaaaatggatcaCTTG GTTTGCTTCCTGCCTGGTACTCTGGCACTTGGTGCCACTAAAGGTATCACAAAGGAAAAGGCTATGAAAGACAATTTGCTAACCTTCGAAGACCTGGAAAATTTGAAGCTTGCAGAAGATTTGGCAAAGACATGCTTTGAGATGTATTCAGTAACTTCTACTGGTCTTTCTCCAGAAATTGCTTATTTCCACACACAG GAATATTATGAAGGCAGCCTTGATGGTGGGAACAAGAGCTCGGAATATTTGAatgacataataattaaacatgcTGATCGCCATAATTTATTGCGTCCTGAAACTGTTGAATCACTATTTGTCTTATATCGTATCACAGAGGACCCAAA GTATCGAGAATGGGGATGGCAGATATTTGAAGCGTTTGAGAAATACACAAAAGTTGATTCTGGGGGATACACATCTTTAGATGATGTCACTATGCTTCCTCCTCACAGAAGAGACAAGATGGAGACTTTCTTTTTGGGTGAAACATTGAAGTATTTATACTTGCTGTTTGGTGATAGTTCTGTCATACCTTTGGATCAGTTTGTTTTTAATTCAGAAGCTCATCCTTTTCCAATTAGAGGTACCATTTAG
- the LOC102616435 gene encoding mannosyl-oligosaccharide 1,2-alpha-mannosidase MNS3 isoform X2 — MYAMLTHKSPIQSGIRTTEEYKSVNTSSRFGRFWRRKPPRLPPRLTPDEKVGNNSFNRGPKLTNVGSKWMDRQRDVKEAFIHAWSGYKKYAMGYDELQPLSKIGTDGLGGLGATVVDALDTAMIMSADDIVSEAGSWIETHLLDRISQKGQVNLFETTIRVLGGLLSAYHLSGGEQEMNPTAKGPRPIVYLDIAKKLADRLLTAFTSSPTPIPFSDVVLRDSTAHPAPDGLSSTSEVSTLQLEFNYLSTVSGDPKYSMEAMKVLEHLKTLPKVEGLVPIYISPHSGEFNGENIRLGSRGDSYYEYLIKVWLQQGTTHSSNLTYLHDMYEEAMKGVRHLLVRKSIPSGLVFVGELPYGSTGSYSPKMDHLVCFLPGTLALGATKGITKEKAMKDNLLTFEDLENLKLAEDLAKTCFEMYSVTSTGLSPEIAYFHTQEYYEGSLDGGNKSSEYLNDIIIKHADRHNLLRPETVESLFVLYRITEDPKYREWGWQIFEAFEKYTKVDSGGYTSLDDVTMLPPHRRDKMETFFLGETLKYLYLLFGDSSVIPLDQFVFNSEAHPFPIRGTI; from the exons ATGTATGCTATGCTTACACATAAAAGTCCTATCCAATCTGGTATTAGAACTACTGAAGAATATAAGAGCGTAAATACGAGTAGCAGATTTGGAAGATTTTGGAGGAGAAAACCTCCTAGGCTTCCTCCTCGATTAACTCCTGATGAAAAAGTTGGTAATAATAGTTTTAATCGCGGGCCTAAGCTGACAAATGTAGGTTCAAAATGGATGGATCGGCAGCGTGATGTTAAGGAGGCTTTTATCCATGCATGGTCGGGTTACAAAAAATATGCAATGGGATATGATGAGCTTCAGCCTTTAAGCAAAATTGGAACTGATGGGTTGGGTGGTCTGGGTGCTACTGTTGTGGATGCTCTTGATACTGCAATGATAATGAGTGCTGATGACATTGTTTCTGAAGCAGGTTCGTGGATTGAAACACACCTTTTAGATAGAATCAGTCAGAAAGGCCAGGTTAATTTGTTTGAAACTACCATACGTGTTCTGGGTGGTCTTTTAAGTGCATATCATTTAAGTGGGGGAGAGCAAGAGATGAACCCAACAGCTAAGGGACCAAGGCCAATTGTTTATCTAGACATTGCAAAAAAGTTGGCTGATCGTCTCCTTACTGCATTTACTTCTAGTCCGACTCCTATTCCCTTTAGTGATGTTGTTCTACGGGATTCTACAGCACATCCAGCTCCAGATGGCTTGAGTAGTACGTCTGAGGTTTCCACTTTGCAGCTTGAGTTTAACTATCTCTCTACAGTTTCTGGTGATCCAAAATACAGTATGGAGGCCATGAAAGTTCTGGAACATCTTAAAACCCTTCCAAAGGTGGAAGGACTGGTTCCCATTTATATAAG CCCTCACTCTGGCGAATTTAATGGAGAAAATATCAGACTGGGATCCCGAGGTGACAGCTACTATGAGTACCTGATCAAGGTGTGGCTTCAACAAGGAACCACTCACAGTAGCAACTTGACATACCTACATGACATGTATGAGGAAGCAATGAAGGGTGTCAGACACCTTCTTGTTCGGAAATCAATCCCCAGTGGATTGGTTTTTGTGGGAGAATTGCCCTATGGATCGACGGGATCATatagtccaaaaatggatcaCTTG GTTTGCTTCCTGCCTGGTACTCTGGCACTTGGTGCCACTAAAGGTATCACAAAGGAAAAGGCTATGAAAGACAATTTGCTAACCTTCGAAGACCTGGAAAATTTGAAGCTTGCAGAAGATTTGGCAAAGACATGCTTTGAGATGTATTCAGTAACTTCTACTGGTCTTTCTCCAGAAATTGCTTATTTCCACACACAG GAATATTATGAAGGCAGCCTTGATGGTGGGAACAAGAGCTCGGAATATTTGAatgacataataattaaacatgcTGATCGCCATAATTTATTGCGTCCTGAAACTGTTGAATCACTATTTGTCTTATATCGTATCACAGAGGACCCAAA GTATCGAGAATGGGGATGGCAGATATTTGAAGCGTTTGAGAAATACACAAAAGTTGATTCTGGGGGATACACATCTTTAGATGATGTCACTATGCTTCCTCCTCACAGAAGAGACAAGATGGAGACTTTCTTTTTGGGTGAAACATTGAAGTATTTATACTTGCTGTTTGGTGATAGTTCTGTCATACCTTTGGATCAGTTTGTTTTTAATTCAGAAGCTCATCCTTTTCCAATTAGAGGTACCATTTAG
- the LOC102615651 gene encoding nuclear intron maturase 1, mitochondrial — protein sequence MSLRTPIKHLPSISYRALCFCSTISSTRQTQTKTHNQQNQSESQQQHKDPYTLLRQDPIEILLSLWVKTFSSPATFSFPNLTGFLSKLDLWVLAYQRAAAHVTGTFPPRNSLHSNTLHSLLSLQDAVVRSRFRWHQKSHQILLSPNDTPLDKLSKTKLKAFLDSGDPLFQDRVVQEILLMLLEPVFESRFSSKSHAFRPGRNAHTVIRTIRSNFAGYVWFLKGDLTELLDRVQFDVILNCVENVVRDKKVLSLIKSALKDSSNSRIKSDGNCEGLLRKRKKRKKKKTILKANEPKPDPYWLRTFFHFAPEEAAKVPCYGHCGILSPLLANVCLNELDQMMEEKIVKFFKPNKLDSVWKDSINDGCHNPAWPEFVPLSENEKTKKMDYVRYGGHFLVGIRGSREDAVQLREEIIEFCERRFGTRLDDTKVDIEHISRGIQFLDHIICRRMIHPTLRFVGTGGKVVSKKGVGTMLSVTASLQQCIRRFRRLQLLKGDRDPEPLPCIPMLYSSQAHSNSQMNKFLETMADWYRYADNRKKIVAFCAYVIRSSLAKLYAARYRLKSRAKVYKKASRDLSRPLRERSSNSEPEYSDLVRRGLADAIERVQFSHMSLIPSCDYSPFPRNWVPGHERVLHEYIRLQDPKFFCDLHKSIKHDGLCLPQDQISEIVWDFKTVGVWRYLSHDDTVTTNDAEKIDGAL from the coding sequence ATGTCACTGAGAACACCCATCAAACACCTTCCCTCCATTTCCTATCGCGCTCTCTGTTTCTGCTCTACAATCTCCTCCACTCGCCAAACCCAAACAAAAACCCACAATCAGCAAAATCAAAGCGAGAGCCAACAGCAACACAAGGATCCCTACACCCTCCTCAGACAAGACCCAATAGAAATCCTCCTCTCACTTTGGGTCAAAACCTTCTCTTCACCAGCCACATTTTCCTTCCCAAATCTCACAGGCTTCCTCTCCAAGCTCGACCTGTGGGTCCTCGCTTACCAACGCGCTGCCGCTCACGTGACCGGCACGTTCCCTCCGCGTAATTCCCTCCACTCCAACACTCTCCATTCCCTCCTCTCCCTCCAAGACGCCGTCGTTCGCTCCCGCTTTCGATGGCACCAGAAATCCCACCAAATCCTCCTCAGCCCAAACGACACGCCGTTGGACAAACTCTCGAAAACGAAACTCAAAGCCTTTCTCGATTCGGGAGATCCCTTGTTTCAAGACCGGGTGGTTCAAGAGATCTTGCTGATGCTACTCGAACCGGTTTTCGAGAGTCGGTTTTCTTCCAAGTCACACGCGTTTCGGCCTGGAAGAAACGCCCATACGGTTATAAGAACCATCAGAAGTAACTTCGCTGGCTACGTGTGGTTTCTGAAAGGTGATTTAACTGAGCTTCTCGATCGTGTTCAATTTGACGTTATTTTAAATTGCGTTGAGAATGTTGTTAGAGATAAGAAGGTATTGAGTTTGATTAAATCAGCACTCAAAGATTCTAGTAATAGCAGAATTAAAAGTGATGGTAATTGTGAAGGGTTATTACGTaagagaaagaagaggaagaagaagaagacgatCCTGAAAGCTAATGAACCAAAACCAGATCCTTATTGGTTAAGAACATTCTTTCATTTTGCGCCTGAAGAGGCGGCTAAGGTACCTTGTTATGGTCATTGTGGAATTTTGAGTCCTTTGCTAGCTAATGTATGTCTTAATGAATTGGATCAAATGATGGAGGAAAAAATTGTTAAGTTCTTTAAGCCTAATAAGCTTGATTCAGTATGGAAagattcaataaatgatggTTGTCATAACCCTGCTTGGCCGGAGTTTGTTCCGTTGAGTGAGAATGagaagacaaagaaaatgGATTATGTTCGATATGGTGGCCATTTTTTGGTTGGTATTCGAGGGTCTAGAGAGGATGCTGTCCAATTGAGGGAAGAAATAATTGAGTTTTGCGAGAGAAGATTTGGAACAAGATTGGATGACACAAAAGTGGATATTGAACATATAAGTAGGGGAATTCAGTTCTTAGATCATATAATTTGTCGGAGAATGATACATCCCACTCTTAGGTTCGTAGGAACTGGTGGCAAAGTTGTTAGCAAGAAGGGTGTAGGGACCATGCTTTCTGTTACTGCTAGCTTGCAGCAATGTATTCGCAGGTTTAGGCGGCTTCAGTTACTCAAGGGCGATCGGGATCCCGAGCCATTGCCTTGTATTCCTATGTTGTACTCCAGTCAAGCTCATAGTAATTCACAGATGAATAAGTTTCTTGAGACTATGGCTGATTGGTATAGATATGCGgataatagaaagaaaatcgTTGCCTTTTGTGCTTATGTGATTCGTAGTTCCTTGGCTAAACTTTATGCTGCTAGGTATAGACTGAAGTCTCGTGCCAAAGTGTATAAGAAAGCTTCTCGTGATCTCAGCCGTCCATTGAGGGAGAGGAGCAGCAATTCTGAACCTGAATATTCTGATCTTGTGAGGAGGGGACTTGCTGATGCAATTGAACGTGTCCAGTTCTCGCACATGTCTTTGATTCCGTCATGTGATTACTCTCCATTCCCTCGGAACTGGGTGCCTGGTCATGAGCGGGTTTTGCATGAGTATATAAGACTCCAAGACCCAAAATTCTTTTGTGACTTGCATAAGTCAATAAAACATGATGGTTTGTGCTTGCCTCAAGATCAGATATCAGAGATTGTTTGGGATTTTAAGACTGTGGGAGTCTGGAGATATCTGTCTCATGATGATACAGTAACAACAAATGACGCAGAGAAAATTGATGGGGCACTTTGA
- the LOC102615359 gene encoding uncharacterized protein LOC102615359 codes for MAQQQLIANNQEGAEIYHGESICKQKSHELLAEINLPKGLLPLNDLVEVGYNRATGFVWLKQKKRTEHKFRSIGRNVSYDTEVTGFVEDRRMRRLTGVKSKELLIWVSISDIYTDAPDSKKITFANSTGLARSFPISAFELDEN; via the coding sequence ATGGCGCAACAGCAACTGATAGCAAACAACCAAGAGGGAGCAGAGATCTATCATGGGGAGTCCATTTGCAAGCAAAAATCTCACGAGCTTTTGGCCGAAATCAACCTCCCGAAAGGGCTTCTCCCCTTGAACGACCTCGTTGAGGTGGGTTATAATCGCGCTACTGGGTTCGTTTGGTTGAAGCAGAAGAAGCGGACGGAGCACAAGTTCCGCTCCATCGGAAGGAATGTGTCGTACGATACGGAAGTGACGGGTTTTGTTGAGGACCGTCGGATGCGTAGACTCACTGGAGTCAAAAGTAAGGAGCTCTTGATCTGGGTTTCAATTTCTGATATCTATACTGACGCTCCGGATTCCAAGAAAATCACCTTTGCTAATTCTACTGGGCTCGCTCGGTCGTTTCCTATCTCCGCCTTTGAGCTCGATGAGAATTAG